A single region of the Enterococcus mundtii genome encodes:
- a CDS encoding ROK family transcriptional regulator codes for MKNPTYTRRSPNESLCLELIMNQPALSRAELSAITGLTKATVSSIVKKLIDDQLVIETGIGESSNVGGRKPIILQYNGKAGLSISIDIGYNYIHALLTYLDGEEIQHIQKKPITLDEEAIHLYLSEIFTLFEQHLPTTEYGIIGVAIAVHGPVYHGEPIFGPHYNFDHIPFRKIAEKLRDYPVYLENEANLSALGEYSFTSDPENLVSINMHSGIGAGIVKNGNLEVGAHGFAGEIGHQIIVMDGKECRCGNRGCLEMYAANKVCYDRFAQKKKLDYVNGIILREYYQNQDRDARQVVEENINYLTIGINNLIAHYDPSIIILNSSLYREIPDMIEQLKGNLHNHFSNQLVVRNSSLNEKATLLGGLVLNLQHFLEIKHLKLK; via the coding sequence TTGAAAAATCCAACGTATACTCGACGGAGCCCAAATGAGTCTCTCTGTTTAGAATTGATTATGAATCAACCCGCTCTTTCTCGTGCAGAGCTTTCAGCCATAACTGGACTAACCAAAGCAACTGTGTCCTCTATTGTGAAAAAATTGATCGATGATCAACTAGTCATCGAGACCGGCATTGGAGAATCTAGTAATGTCGGTGGACGTAAACCGATCATTCTTCAATATAATGGAAAAGCTGGCCTCTCTATTTCTATTGACATCGGCTATAATTACATCCATGCTCTCCTTACTTATCTAGATGGGGAAGAGATCCAACATATCCAAAAAAAGCCAATCACATTAGATGAGGAAGCCATCCATCTGTATCTTTCAGAAATCTTCACGTTATTTGAACAACATCTTCCGACGACAGAATATGGAATTATTGGGGTAGCAATTGCCGTTCATGGCCCTGTCTACCATGGTGAGCCGATTTTTGGCCCACATTACAATTTCGATCACATTCCTTTTCGCAAAATAGCTGAAAAACTGAGAGACTATCCTGTCTATTTGGAAAATGAAGCAAATCTGTCAGCTTTAGGTGAGTATAGCTTTACCTCAGATCCGGAAAATCTTGTCAGTATCAATATGCACAGCGGCATTGGTGCAGGAATCGTCAAAAATGGGAATTTAGAGGTTGGTGCCCATGGTTTTGCTGGTGAAATCGGTCATCAGATCATCGTGATGGACGGTAAGGAATGTCGCTGTGGCAACCGAGGTTGTTTGGAGATGTACGCTGCCAACAAAGTTTGCTACGATCGGTTTGCTCAGAAAAAAAAACTAGACTATGTCAATGGCATCATCCTTAGAGAATACTACCAAAACCAAGATCGTGATGCGCGACAAGTCGTAGAAGAAAATATCAACTACTTGACGATCGGTATCAACAACTTGATCGCCCATTATGACCCATCGATCATTATTTTGAATAGCTCACTTTATCGCGAAATACCTGATATGATCGAACAATTAAAAGGGAATCTGCACAATCATTTTTCGAATCAATTAGTCGTCCGCAACAGCTCTTTGAACGAAAAAGCGACACTTCTAGGAGGATTGGTCTTAAATCTCCAACACTTTTTAGAAATCAAACACCTGAAATTAAAATAA
- the tkt gene encoding transketolase, with amino-acid sequence MFDKVDQLGVNTIRTLSVDAVQKANSGHPGLPMGAAPMAYALWTKHLKVNPKTSKNWADRDRFVLSAGHGSAMLYSLLHLAGYQVTIDDLKQFRQWESKTPGHPEVNHTDGVEATTGPLGQGIAMAVGMAMAEAHLAATYNKDQFNVVDHYTYALCGDGDLMEGVSQEASSMAGHMKLGKLIVLYDSNDISLDGPTSKAFTENVGARYEAYGWQHILVKDGNDLEAISKAIEEAKAETDKPTLIEVKTVIGFGAPNQGTSAVHGAPLGLEGIQKAKEIYGWEYPDFTVPEEVAERFRQTMVEEGEKAENAWREMFAAYKAAYPELAQQFEDAFAGKLPENWDAELPTYDEGESQASRVSSKEVIQELSKAIPSFWGGSADLSGSNNTMVTADKDFTPEHYEGRNIWFGVREFAMASAMNGIQLHGGTRIYGGTFFVFVDYLRPAVRLAAIQNTPVIFVLTHDSVAVGEDGPTHEPVEQLASVRSMPGVHVLRPADGNETRAAWKVAMESTDTPTILVLSRQNLPVLPTTKEVADDMVKKGAYVLSPAKGEQPEGILIATGSEVNLAVKAQKVLAEQGKDVSVVSMPSFDLFEQQSAEYQESVLPKAVTKRVSIEMAASFGWERYTGTAGAIIAIDRFGASAPGETIIQNYQFTVEHVVEVFDQL; translated from the coding sequence TTGTTTGATAAAGTAGATCAGCTTGGTGTGAATACGATCCGTACATTGAGTGTCGATGCAGTACAAAAAGCAAATTCAGGACATCCGGGGTTACCAATGGGTGCCGCGCCAATGGCTTATGCCCTTTGGACGAAACACTTGAAAGTGAATCCGAAAACTTCTAAAAACTGGGCAGACCGTGACCGTTTTGTCTTATCTGCGGGACATGGTTCAGCGATGTTGTACAGCTTGTTGCACTTAGCAGGGTACCAAGTGACGATTGATGACTTGAAACAATTCCGTCAATGGGAGTCAAAAACACCAGGACACCCTGAGGTCAACCATACGGACGGCGTCGAAGCAACGACTGGTCCGTTAGGACAAGGGATCGCAATGGCTGTGGGGATGGCAATGGCAGAAGCGCATCTAGCAGCGACCTACAACAAAGATCAATTCAACGTCGTTGATCATTATACCTATGCGTTATGTGGCGATGGCGACCTGATGGAAGGTGTGTCTCAAGAAGCAAGTTCGATGGCTGGACATATGAAATTAGGAAAATTAATCGTTTTATACGATTCAAACGATATTTCTTTAGATGGACCAACCTCAAAAGCCTTCACTGAAAATGTTGGCGCACGCTATGAAGCTTATGGTTGGCAACATATCTTGGTCAAAGACGGCAATGATTTGGAAGCTATCTCAAAAGCAATTGAAGAAGCGAAAGCCGAAACAGACAAACCGACATTGATCGAAGTGAAAACGGTCATCGGATTTGGTGCACCAAACCAAGGAACTTCTGCGGTTCACGGCGCACCACTTGGCTTAGAAGGCATTCAAAAAGCTAAAGAGATCTATGGTTGGGAATACCCTGACTTTACCGTACCAGAAGAAGTGGCGGAACGCTTCCGTCAAACGATGGTTGAAGAAGGCGAAAAAGCTGAAAATGCTTGGCGTGAGATGTTCGCAGCATACAAAGCAGCGTATCCAGAATTAGCGCAACAATTCGAAGATGCTTTTGCTGGGAAGTTACCAGAGAATTGGGATGCCGAACTTCCAACGTACGACGAAGGTGAAAGCCAAGCGAGTCGTGTCTCAAGTAAAGAAGTTATCCAAGAATTATCAAAAGCGATCCCAAGCTTCTGGGGTGGTTCTGCCGATCTATCTGGATCAAACAATACGATGGTGACAGCAGACAAAGATTTCACGCCTGAACACTATGAAGGCCGCAATATTTGGTTTGGTGTTCGTGAGTTTGCGATGGCATCAGCGATGAACGGGATCCAATTGCATGGTGGTACCCGGATCTATGGGGGAACATTCTTTGTCTTTGTCGATTACTTGCGACCAGCTGTGCGTTTAGCAGCGATCCAAAACACGCCAGTTATTTTCGTCTTGACCCATGACTCTGTGGCAGTTGGTGAAGATGGCCCGACGCACGAGCCAGTGGAACAATTGGCTTCGGTTAGAAGTATGCCAGGTGTCCATGTCTTACGTCCGGCGGACGGGAACGAAACTCGTGCGGCGTGGAAAGTTGCGATGGAATCGACAGATACACCAACGATCTTAGTCTTGAGTCGTCAAAATCTACCAGTTCTTCCAACAACAAAAGAAGTGGCGGATGATATGGTTAAAAAAGGTGCCTATGTCTTGTCTCCAGCTAAAGGGGAACAACCAGAAGGAATCTTGATCGCGACAGGTTCAGAAGTAAATCTAGCGGTCAAAGCGCAAAAAGTATTAGCGGAACAAGGAAAAGATGTCTCAGTGGTTTCTATGCCAAGTTTTGATTTGTTTGAACAACAATCTGCAGAATATCAAGAAAGTGTCTTGCCAAAAGCAGTGACGAAGCGTGTTTCTATCGAAATGGCTGCTTCATTTGGCTGGGAGCGCTATACGGGAACAGCAGGGGCAATCATTGCGATTGATCGTTTCGGTGCGAGCGCACCTGGGGAAACGATCATCCAAAATTATCAGTTTACAGTGGAACATGTTGTTGAAGTGTTTGATCAATTGTAG